In one Spirosoma rigui genomic region, the following are encoded:
- the ald gene encoding alanine dehydrogenase, translating to MVIGVPKEIKNNENRVALTPAGVTELRKYGHTVHVQVNAGVGSGFEDEEYIAAGAIMLPTIEDIYGIAEMIMKVKEPIASEYDLIKENQLLFTYFHFASSEELTRAMLAKGAICLAYETVERPDRSLPLLVPMSEVAGRMAVQEGAKYLEKPMKGRGILLGGVPGVKPANVLVLGGGIVGTQAAKMAAGLGAHVTIMDVSLPRLRYLSDIMPPNVQTMMSNEYNIREMIKVCDLIVGAVLIPGAKAPHLITRDMLKLMRPGTVLVDVAVDQGGCIETCRPTTHEDPTYVIDGVVHYCVANMPGAVPYTSTVALTNATLPYALQLANKGWQQACRDNMDLKLGLNVVEGKVVYKGVADAFGMELTPVADVLAEEEVA from the coding sequence ATGGTTATTGGTGTTCCCAAAGAGATCAAAAACAACGAAAACCGCGTAGCCCTTACGCCAGCCGGCGTAACCGAACTGCGTAAGTATGGCCACACGGTTCATGTGCAGGTCAATGCGGGCGTCGGAAGCGGTTTTGAAGACGAAGAATATATTGCCGCCGGTGCTATCATGCTCCCCACCATCGAAGACATTTATGGCATTGCCGAAATGATCATGAAGGTGAAAGAGCCGATTGCGTCGGAGTATGACCTCATCAAAGAAAATCAACTGCTGTTCACCTATTTCCACTTTGCTTCGTCGGAAGAACTGACGAGGGCGATGTTGGCAAAAGGTGCCATTTGCCTGGCATACGAAACCGTTGAGCGGCCCGATCGTAGCCTGCCGCTGCTGGTACCTATGTCGGAAGTAGCGGGCCGGATGGCCGTTCAGGAAGGTGCTAAATACCTGGAGAAGCCTATGAAGGGCCGGGGTATCCTGCTGGGTGGCGTACCGGGCGTGAAGCCAGCCAATGTGCTGGTGCTGGGCGGAGGTATTGTGGGTACACAGGCGGCTAAAATGGCCGCCGGTCTGGGCGCCCACGTAACCATCATGGATGTGAGCCTGCCCCGCCTGCGGTATCTGTCGGACATCATGCCACCAAACGTGCAAACGATGATGTCGAACGAATACAACATTCGGGAGATGATCAAAGTCTGCGATCTGATCGTAGGTGCCGTGCTGATTCCGGGTGCCAAAGCGCCCCACCTTATCACCCGCGACATGCTCAAGCTGATGCGTCCGGGAACGGTACTCGTCGACGTAGCCGTTGATCAGGGTGGTTGCATTGAAACCTGCCGGCCCACAACACACGAAGATCCGACCTATGTGATCGACGGCGTGGTTCACTATTGCGTAGCCAACATGCCGGGTGCCGTACCTTACACGAGCACCGTTGCGCTAACCAACGCTACGCTACCCTACGCCCTGCAACTGGCTAACAAAGGCTGGCAGCAGGCGTGCCGCGACAACATGGACCTCAAACTGGGTCTGAACGTCGTAGAAGGTAAGGTCGTTTACAAAGGCGTGGCTGACGCCTTCGGCATGGAGTTGACGCCCGTTGCCGATGTGCTGGCCGAAGAAGAAGTAGCTTAA
- a CDS encoding NIPSNAP family protein: MKRRQFVTSSLLAGATLTTTAQAQGTKPAAGNKQVYELRIYEARFGSPQSSIENYLKDALIPAMNRQGAKTVGVFREMGKSDPSKLYVLIPHASMESYATAASRLASDSAFAKASQPYTDLTPDKAAFARYSTSLLSAFDGLPQLIVPAKESRIFEMRTYEGYSEDAVRRKVKMFNVDEIPIFNKVKLNPVFFGEVIAGEHMPCLTYMLTFKDMAERDANWKQFSADADWKRISQAPEYANTVSNIIRVFLEPLAFSQV, translated from the coding sequence ATGAAACGAAGACAGTTTGTTACCTCGTCGCTCCTGGCCGGTGCGACCCTTACGACTACTGCCCAGGCTCAGGGCACAAAGCCTGCTGCGGGCAACAAGCAGGTGTATGAATTGAGAATTTACGAAGCCCGCTTCGGATCGCCCCAGTCGAGCATTGAGAACTACCTGAAAGATGCGCTCATCCCGGCCATGAACCGCCAGGGGGCTAAAACGGTGGGCGTGTTTCGCGAAATGGGAAAGTCTGATCCCTCAAAGCTGTACGTGCTCATTCCGCACGCGTCTATGGAGAGTTACGCAACGGCAGCCAGTCGTCTGGCCAGCGACTCGGCCTTTGCAAAAGCCAGCCAGCCCTACACGGATCTGACACCCGACAAAGCCGCCTTTGCCCGTTACTCAACCTCGCTGTTGAGCGCGTTCGATGGATTGCCGCAACTGATTGTACCTGCTAAAGAAAGCCGGATCTTTGAAATGCGTACCTACGAAGGGTACTCGGAGGATGCCGTTCGGCGGAAGGTGAAGATGTTCAACGTCGACGAGATTCCGATTTTCAATAAAGTGAAACTCAATCCGGTGTTTTTTGGTGAGGTGATTGCGGGGGAGCACATGCCTTGCCTAACCTACATGCTTACGTTCAAGGATATGGCCGAGCGCGATGCCAACTGGAAACAGTTCAGTGCCGATGCTGACTGGAAACGTATTTCGCAGGCACCCGAATACGCCAATACGGTATCGAACATTATCCGGGTCTTTCTCGAACCCCTGGCTTTCTCACAGGTGTAA
- a CDS encoding carboxylesterase/lipase family protein has translation MKILLSLSLLTVQLSLTAIAQPTAEAPRAKTVNGPVEGVAEASGIRAFKGIPFAAPPVGDLRWKEPQPVKNWTAVRQTKKFGPRAMQRAVFGDMGFRSDGMSEDCLYLNVWTPAKSDKERLPVLVYFYGGGFIAGDGSEARYDGESMARKGIVAITVNYRLGPFGFMAHPELTAESPHKASSNYGYMDQTAALRWVQQNVAAFGGDPKKVTIAGESAGSISVSAQMASPLAKNLFARAIGESGSLLGTLPPMPLAQAEQNGVKFAEQVGAKSLADLRAMPAAQLLEATADPKTPRFNSTIDGYYFPKSPLAIFENGEQAQVPLLVGWNSEESGARGILGQEKPTVENYTKAVEKLYGDRASEVLKAYKPASDEAVEETATALAGDRFIGYSTWKWADMQTKTGGSKPVYRYFYTRPRPAMTPEMGDATPGMAGGVVRGTGTATPRPAAKGAVHSAEIEYAMGNLPLNKVYAWTPEDFKVSEVMQNYFANFIKTGNPNGAGLPNWPALTSKGPAQYMRIDVNSGAETDQHRDRYQIMDQFSMKQ, from the coding sequence ATGAAAATCCTGCTTAGTCTGTCGCTGCTGACTGTCCAGCTGAGTCTGACAGCCATTGCGCAACCCACCGCCGAAGCGCCCCGCGCCAAAACGGTCAACGGCCCTGTTGAGGGCGTGGCCGAAGCAAGCGGTATCCGCGCCTTCAAAGGCATTCCGTTTGCCGCCCCCCCCGTTGGCGACCTCCGCTGGAAAGAACCCCAGCCGGTTAAGAACTGGACGGCCGTTCGCCAGACCAAGAAATTCGGTCCCCGTGCCATGCAGCGGGCCGTGTTTGGCGACATGGGCTTCCGGTCGGATGGTATGAGTGAAGACTGCCTGTACCTGAACGTGTGGACACCCGCCAAAAGCGATAAGGAACGGTTACCCGTGCTGGTCTATTTCTACGGTGGTGGTTTCATTGCCGGTGATGGCTCCGAAGCCCGCTACGATGGGGAGAGCATGGCCCGCAAAGGTATCGTTGCCATTACGGTGAACTACAGGCTGGGGCCCTTCGGCTTTATGGCCCATCCCGAGCTAACCGCCGAATCGCCCCATAAGGCATCGAGCAATTACGGTTATATGGACCAGACTGCTGCCCTGCGATGGGTGCAGCAGAATGTTGCCGCTTTTGGTGGCGATCCCAAAAAAGTGACCATCGCCGGTGAATCTGCCGGGTCGATTTCGGTGAGCGCCCAGATGGCCTCTCCCCTGGCCAAGAATCTCTTTGCCCGGGCCATTGGCGAGAGTGGATCGCTGCTGGGAACGCTGCCCCCAATGCCGCTCGCCCAAGCCGAACAGAATGGCGTTAAGTTTGCCGAACAGGTAGGTGCCAAATCCCTGGCCGACCTGCGCGCCATGCCAGCAGCTCAACTGCTCGAAGCAACGGCCGATCCGAAAACACCCCGCTTCAACTCAACCATCGACGGCTATTACTTCCCCAAGTCGCCCCTCGCTATTTTCGAGAATGGCGAGCAGGCGCAGGTTCCCCTGTTGGTTGGCTGGAACTCGGAAGAATCGGGCGCGCGCGGCATTTTGGGGCAGGAGAAACCGACCGTGGAGAACTACACGAAAGCCGTTGAGAAGCTGTATGGCGACCGTGCCAGCGAAGTTCTCAAGGCCTACAAACCCGCCAGCGATGAGGCCGTTGAGGAGACTGCTACCGCCCTGGCCGGTGACCGGTTTATTGGGTACAGTACATGGAAATGGGCCGATATGCAAACCAAAACCGGTGGTAGCAAACCTGTTTATCGGTATTTTTATACCCGTCCCCGTCCGGCCATGACCCCCGAAATGGGTGATGCTACTCCGGGTATGGCGGGTGGTGTGGTGCGCGGTACCGGTACGGCGACTCCCCGACCAGCGGCCAAAGGCGCTGTTCACTCGGCCGAGATCGAATATGCGATGGGCAACCTACCCCTGAACAAGGTTTACGCCTGGACCCCCGAAGATTTCAAGGTGTCGGAAGTGATGCAGAATTATTTCGCGAACTTCATCAAAACCGGCAACCCCAACGGAGCTGGTTTGCCCAACTGGCCGGCCCTCACCAGCAAAGGTCCGGCCCAGTACATGCGTATTGACGTGAACAGCGGCGCCGAAACCGATCAGCACCGCGATCGATACCAGATCATGGATCAGTTCAGCATGAAGCAGTAA
- a CDS encoding YybH family protein — protein sequence MKSSIGIFFIALLMTACSSGDSVNVQDLNQQFIGAWNNKDTDKIISFLDEDVHFLQGNTHFKGKSEVSQKWVRETLPTLTDLKTNVVSSAVDTKTAYEAGTYSVDVLPETQDQPRGIGEGNFILLWKKGTDNTWKLSYAQLEGLPVQVKQ from the coding sequence ATGAAATCTTCCATTGGTATTTTCTTCATTGCCCTGCTCATGACTGCCTGTTCATCGGGCGATTCGGTCAATGTGCAGGACCTGAATCAGCAGTTCATTGGTGCCTGGAATAATAAGGACACCGACAAAATCATCTCGTTCCTCGACGAAGACGTTCATTTCCTGCAGGGGAACACCCACTTCAAAGGCAAGTCCGAAGTATCCCAGAAATGGGTACGGGAGACCCTGCCTACGCTGACTGATCTTAAAACGAACGTAGTTAGCTCGGCGGTCGATACAAAAACAGCCTATGAAGCCGGTACCTACTCGGTCGATGTATTGCCCGAAACGCAGGACCAGCCGCGCGGTATTGGGGAGGGAAATTTCATCCTGCTCTGGAAAAAGGGTACCGACAACACCTGGAAACTGAGTTATGCACAACTGGAAGGCTTACCTGTGCAGGTAAAGCAGTAA
- a CDS encoding Lrp/AsnC family transcriptional regulator, which yields MEILDKTDRIILGLLQANARLTIQEIGQQINLSKTPVHERIKRLERAGIIDRYVTIVDKKKVGNGVMVYCQVTLDKQTRDTFADFDAAVRELPEVLECNRVSGTFDYLLKIVSRDIETYNRFYQDRLSVIAGTLHISSFFVMAEIKNSTVVPVD from the coding sequence ATGGAAATTTTGGATAAAACCGACCGTATTATTCTGGGCCTGTTGCAGGCAAACGCCCGGCTAACCATTCAGGAAATAGGCCAGCAGATCAACCTCTCCAAAACCCCCGTTCACGAACGAATCAAACGGCTGGAACGGGCCGGTATCATTGACCGGTACGTAACGATCGTGGACAAAAAAAAGGTGGGCAACGGGGTGATGGTGTATTGTCAGGTAACCCTCGACAAACAAACCCGCGATACGTTCGCCGATTTTGACGCTGCCGTGCGCGAATTGCCCGAAGTGCTCGAATGCAATCGGGTGTCGGGAACGTTTGATTACCTGCTCAAAATTGTGAGCCGCGACATTGAAACCTACAATCGGTTTTACCAGGACCGTTTGTCGGTTATTGCCGGTACGCTCCACATCAGCAGTTTTTTTGTGATGGCCGAGATAAAAAACTCGACCGTCGTGCCGGTCGACTGA